The DNA region CTTCTGAAGGCTCTCAAGTGCCGCCGCGGAGCTCTTCTTTCCGGTCAGCGCGGCGTGCACCTCCTGCTGGATGACTTTGGTGGCATCTCCGTAACGCACCACGCGCGGTCTCGGCTCGGCGCCGACGATGGACTTCTTCAGCACCGGCAGCCACGGGAAGTCTTCCGCCAGCTTCGGGTCGTCGTACGGTTTCGCGAAGACGGGCGCCTGCGTCGCCTTGGTGAGCCGCAGCCGCGCGCCCTCCTCGCTGGTCATGTAGCGCATGAAGTCCAGCGCGGTGGCCTTGTTACGGGCGGTGGAGGACAGGGCGAGATTGTGTCCGCCCAGGGAGGAGGCTCCTGTGCCCTTCTCACCGGGTATCGGAGCGACGCCGAACTTGCCGACGACCTTGTTGCCCTTGGCCTTCGTGTTCGAAAGGCCATACTGGTAGGGCCAGTTGCGGTAGAAGAGCAACCGCCCCTTCTCGAAGTCCCGTCGGCCGTTCTCCTCCATGAACGTGATGCCGTTCTTGGGTATCGTGCCGTCGCGGAAGCCCTTGATCAGGTTGTCCAGGCCGCGCTTGGCCTCGGGCGTGTCCAGGTGCGGGTTCCCCTGGGCGTCGGTGACCTGGCCGCCCGCGGAGTTCACCGCCTCGGAGAAGTTGACGGTCAGCCCCTCGTACTTCTCGAACTGGCCCCCGTAGCAGGACATCTCCTTCTGCTTCGGCAGGATCTTGTCGCAGACCTCACGCATCTCGTCCCAGGTCTTGGGCGGCTCGACGTTCGCCTTCTCCAGCAGGTCCTTGCGGTAGTAGAGCATCGCGCCGTCCGAGGCGTACGGCATCGCGAACAGCTTGTCGCGGTACTTGACCGTGCCGTTGATGGGGCCGAGCGTCTTGTCGAACGGGAAGGAACTCTCGGGTATCTCGTCGATCCAGCGGTTCGCGGCGAACTCGGCGGTCCACACGACATCGAGCGTGAGCACCGAGTAGGTGTCCGCCTTCAGATGCGCGTTCCGGATCATTTTCGCCCGCTGCTCGTCGGAGTCCTCGGGCAGTCCGATGAAGGTCACCTTCTCGCCGGGGTGCCTGTCGTTCCAGCGGTCGATCAGCTTCGGGACCACTCCAGAGGTGTTCTTCCCCGAGACGAACGTGATGGGCCCGCGCTCCTTCGCGTCGACTGCGCTCTCGTGGCTCGCGGCGCTCGGACCGCAGCCGCCGACGAGCATGAGTGCGGCGGTGACGGCAGTGCACGGCAGCAGTCGTCCTTCGTTGGCACGCACATGATCTCCTCTTGCATTGCCGTGCCCTGGAGGTGTGCGGCTCGGCTCCCCTTCGCGGACGCCTCAGTGGAGCACAGGGCCGCTGTCAGAAACCTCGCAGCCGGTGACAGGTGTGTGTCAGCGACATGACGGCGCCACCAGCCCGCGCCGACCGCTGCCGCACCCGGGAAGATCGCCTGCCCTGGCAGCGTTCGAGTCCCCCAGCTCCTCGAAGATGGCTGGTATGCGCTGCTTGTACGCCGCTCGGCTCCCGGACTTCTCCGGCGCCGCCCGGCCCGCATCGACCCCACCTGGACCGCCGGCGCGAGCGCGGACGAACCGCCCGGAGCACGAACGGCGTTGCGGGGGAATTGTCGGCTCAAATTGGCATTGACACACATGAGATGTGCGGGTGATCATCGCCGATCACAATTCCTAGGGGGTCTGCTTCATGCCGTCGTTACGGGTTACACAGGCCGATGTCGCACGCCACGCGGGCGTCTCCCGGTCGGCGGCCTCGTTCGTGCTCTCTGGTCGAGAGGGCGTGCGCATACCGGTCGAGACGCGGCAGCGAATCATGGGAGCCGCACAGGAGTTGGGCTACCGCCCCAACCGCACCGCTCAAAGCCTGCGTACCCGCAAGACACAGACCATCGCTCTGATCTTCGACGACATCGGCGCCACCCACTACGCGGGGGAGATGATCCAAGGGGCACTTGAGGCCGCGCTCGAGCGGGATCACCTGCTCTACATCGCCGAGACCGGCAGCGATCCCGTGACGGAGGAGAAACTCGTCCAGGAAATGACCGACCGGCAGGTGGACGGAGTAATCCTCGCTGCGATGTCGACCCGCACGGTTCGTGTTTCCGAACAGATGCGGCGCAATCCGACCGTGCTGCTCAACTGTCTCGACGAATTCGGTGAGTTCGCCTGCGTCGTCCCGGACGAGGAGACGGCGGGCCGACATGCGGCGCGGCT from Streptomyces marispadix includes:
- a CDS encoding ABC transporter substrate-binding protein, whose translation is MRANEGRLLPCTAVTAALMLVGGCGPSAASHESAVDAKERGPITFVSGKNTSGVVPKLIDRWNDRHPGEKVTFIGLPEDSDEQRAKMIRNAHLKADTYSVLTLDVVWTAEFAANRWIDEIPESSFPFDKTLGPINGTVKYRDKLFAMPYASDGAMLYYRKDLLEKANVEPPKTWDEMREVCDKILPKQKEMSCYGGQFEKYEGLTVNFSEAVNSAGGQVTDAQGNPHLDTPEAKRGLDNLIKGFRDGTIPKNGITFMEENGRRDFEKGRLLFYRNWPYQYGLSNTKAKGNKVVGKFGVAPIPGEKGTGASSLGGHNLALSSTARNKATALDFMRYMTSEEGARLRLTKATQAPVFAKPYDDPKLAEDFPWLPVLKKSIVGAEPRPRVVRYGDATKVIQQEVHAALTGKKSSAAALESLQKELDALKP
- a CDS encoding LacI family DNA-binding transcriptional regulator, translating into MPSLRVTQADVARHAGVSRSAASFVLSGREGVRIPVETRQRIMGAAQELGYRPNRTAQSLRTRKTQTIALIFDDIGATHYAGEMIQGALEAALERDHLLYIAETGSDPVTEEKLVQEMTDRQVDGVILAAMSTRTVRVSEQMRRNPTVLLNCLDEFGEFACVVPDEETAGRHAARLLLDAGHREGVHVVGGHHTTGGTPEGVFAAQKRMSGIEAAMEAAGTRLAGIIECDWSAPEHGYRATRSLLESAFVPTAVICCNDRLAIGACQALRESELRIPEDISLVSFGDPGLASWLRPPVTSVDLPHHELGRTAVSLLLSDDATPAIHRIPMTLSRRGSITAARDA